One window of Equus quagga isolate Etosha38 chromosome 4, UCLA_HA_Equagga_1.0, whole genome shotgun sequence genomic DNA carries:
- the LOC124238352 gene encoding cytochrome P450 27C1 isoform X3 produces the protein MVAQVLRAEGAAPQRANMGSWQEYRDLRGRSTGLISAEGEHWLKMRSVLRQRILKPKDVAIFSGDINQVIADLIKRIYILKSQAEDGETVTNVNDLFFKYSMEGVATILYESRLGCLESSVPQPTLDYIEALGLMFSMFKTSMYAGAIPRWLRPLVPRPWREFCRSWDGLFKFSQIHVDNKLRDIQCRMDRGERVRGGLLTGLVLGQELSREEIYANMTEMLLAGVDTTAFTLSWAVYLLARHPQVQQTVYRQILKNLGERHVPTATDVPKVPLVRALLKETLRLFPVLPGNGRVTQEDLVVGGYLIPKGTQLALCHYATSYEDENFPRAKEFRPERWLRKGDLDRVDNFGSIPFGHGVRSCIGRRIAELEIHLALIQLLQHFEIKTSSWTKAVPARTHGLLTPGEPIHVCFVNRK, from the exons ATGGTGGCTCAGGTGCTCCGGGCGGAGGGCGCTGCGCCCCAGAGAGCCAACATGGGGTCCTGGCAGGAGTACCGAGACTTACGAGGGAGATCCACCGGGCTCATCTCGGC GGAGGGTGAACACTGGCTCAAGATGAGAAGTGTATTGAGACAAAGAATTCTGAAGCCGAAAGATGTGGCCATTTTTTCAGGAGACATCAACCAAGTAATTGCTGatttaattaaaagaatctaCATCCTCAAGAGCCAGGCAGAAGATGGAGAAACTGTGACCAATGTCAATGaccttttcttcaaatattcaatGGAAG GAGTGGCCACCATCCTTTACGAGAGCCGCTTGGGCTGCCTGGAGAGCAGCGTCCCGCAGCCGACGCTGGACTACATTGAGGCCCTGGGGCTCATGTTCAGCATGTTCAAGACATCCATGTACGCGGGCGCCATCCCCAGGTGGCTCCGCCCGCTCGTCCCGAGACCCTGGCGGGAATTCTGCAGGTCCTGGGATGGACTCTTCAAATTCA GCCAAATTCACGTTGACAACAAGCTGAGGGACATCCAGTGCCGAATGGACCGAGGGGAGAGGGTGAGAGGGGGCCTGCTCACGGGCCTCGTCCTCGGCCAGGAGCTCTCGCGGGAGGAGATCTACGCCAACATGACGGAGATGCTGCTGGCCGGCGTGGACACG ACGGCCTTCACGTTGTCCTGGGCGGTGTACCTCCTTGCCAGGCACCCGCAAGTGCAGCAGACCGTGTACCGGCAGATACTTAAAAATTTGGGGGAAAGGCACGTCCCAACGGCCACAGATGTCCCCAAAGTCCCGTTGGTCAGAGCTCTGCTTAAGGAAACCTTGAG GCTGTTTCCAGTGCTGCCCGGGAATGGCCGGGTCACCCAGGAAGACCTGGTTGTCGGCGGGTATCTGATCCCCAAAGGC ACCCAGCTGGCCCTTTGCCACTACGCCACCTCCTACGAGGACGAGAACTTCCCTCGGGCCAAGGAGTTCCGGCCCGAGCGCTGGCTGCGGAAGGGAGACCTGGACAGAGTTGACAACTTCGGGTCCATCCCCTTCGGGCACGGGGTTCGGAGCTGCATCGGGCGCAGGATTGCGGAGCTGGAGATCCACCTCGCCCTGATCCAG ttgCTTCAACATTTTGAGATCAAAACATCTTCTTGGACTAAAGCTGTTCCTGCAAGAACCCATGGGCTTCTGACGCCAGGGGAGCCCATCCACGTGTGCTTCGTTAACAGAAAGTGA
- the LOC124238352 gene encoding cytochrome P450 27C1 isoform X1, whose product MALLARLLRARPSAPAQRAGLPGGGAPRLPAGARAEDKGAGRPGAPPNGGRAEGPRSLAAMPGPRTLNNLVEFFCKDGFSRIHEIQQKHTREYGKIFKSHFGPQFVVSIADRDMVAQVLRAEGAAPQRANMGSWQEYRDLRGRSTGLISAEGEHWLKMRSVLRQRILKPKDVAIFSGDINQVIADLIKRIYILKSQAEDGETVTNVNDLFFKYSMEGVATILYESRLGCLESSVPQPTLDYIEALGLMFSMFKTSMYAGAIPRWLRPLVPRPWREFCRSWDGLFKFSQIHVDNKLRDIQCRMDRGERVRGGLLTGLVLGQELSREEIYANMTEMLLAGVDTTAFTLSWAVYLLARHPQVQQTVYRQILKNLGERHVPTATDVPKVPLVRALLKETLRLFPVLPGNGRVTQEDLVVGGYLIPKGTQLALCHYATSYEDENFPRAKEFRPERWLRKGDLDRVDNFGSIPFGHGVRSCIGRRIAELEIHLALIQLLQHFEIKTSSWTKAVPARTHGLLTPGEPIHVCFVNRK is encoded by the exons ATGGCCCTGCTGGCGCGGCTGCTCAGAGCCCGGCCCAGCGCGCCGGCCCAGCGCGCAGGGCTCCCGGGCGGCGGGGCCCCGCGGCTGCCGGCGGGGGCGCGGGCCGAGGACAAAGGAGCGGGGCGGCCGGGGGCGCCGCCGAACGGGGGCCGCGCAGAGGGGCCCCGGAGCCTCGCCGCCATGCCGGGGCCCCGGACTCTCAACAACCTGGTGGAGTTCTTCTGCAAGGACGGCTTCAGCCGCATCCACGAGATCCAG CAGAAGCACACACGGGAATATGGAAAAATCTTCAAGTCTCACTTTGGTCCTCAGTTTGTAGTATCTATTGCAGACCGAGACATGGTGGCTCAGGTGCTCCGGGCGGAGGGCGCTGCGCCCCAGAGAGCCAACATGGGGTCCTGGCAGGAGTACCGAGACTTACGAGGGAGATCCACCGGGCTCATCTCGGC GGAGGGTGAACACTGGCTCAAGATGAGAAGTGTATTGAGACAAAGAATTCTGAAGCCGAAAGATGTGGCCATTTTTTCAGGAGACATCAACCAAGTAATTGCTGatttaattaaaagaatctaCATCCTCAAGAGCCAGGCAGAAGATGGAGAAACTGTGACCAATGTCAATGaccttttcttcaaatattcaatGGAAG GAGTGGCCACCATCCTTTACGAGAGCCGCTTGGGCTGCCTGGAGAGCAGCGTCCCGCAGCCGACGCTGGACTACATTGAGGCCCTGGGGCTCATGTTCAGCATGTTCAAGACATCCATGTACGCGGGCGCCATCCCCAGGTGGCTCCGCCCGCTCGTCCCGAGACCCTGGCGGGAATTCTGCAGGTCCTGGGATGGACTCTTCAAATTCA GCCAAATTCACGTTGACAACAAGCTGAGGGACATCCAGTGCCGAATGGACCGAGGGGAGAGGGTGAGAGGGGGCCTGCTCACGGGCCTCGTCCTCGGCCAGGAGCTCTCGCGGGAGGAGATCTACGCCAACATGACGGAGATGCTGCTGGCCGGCGTGGACACG ACGGCCTTCACGTTGTCCTGGGCGGTGTACCTCCTTGCCAGGCACCCGCAAGTGCAGCAGACCGTGTACCGGCAGATACTTAAAAATTTGGGGGAAAGGCACGTCCCAACGGCCACAGATGTCCCCAAAGTCCCGTTGGTCAGAGCTCTGCTTAAGGAAACCTTGAG GCTGTTTCCAGTGCTGCCCGGGAATGGCCGGGTCACCCAGGAAGACCTGGTTGTCGGCGGGTATCTGATCCCCAAAGGC ACCCAGCTGGCCCTTTGCCACTACGCCACCTCCTACGAGGACGAGAACTTCCCTCGGGCCAAGGAGTTCCGGCCCGAGCGCTGGCTGCGGAAGGGAGACCTGGACAGAGTTGACAACTTCGGGTCCATCCCCTTCGGGCACGGGGTTCGGAGCTGCATCGGGCGCAGGATTGCGGAGCTGGAGATCCACCTCGCCCTGATCCAG ttgCTTCAACATTTTGAGATCAAAACATCTTCTTGGACTAAAGCTGTTCCTGCAAGAACCCATGGGCTTCTGACGCCAGGGGAGCCCATCCACGTGTGCTTCGTTAACAGAAAGTGA
- the LOC124238352 gene encoding cytochrome P450 27C1 isoform X2: MPGPRTLNNLVEFFCKDGFSRIHEIQKHTREYGKIFKSHFGPQFVVSIADRDMVAQVLRAEGAAPQRANMGSWQEYRDLRGRSTGLISAEGEHWLKMRSVLRQRILKPKDVAIFSGDINQVIADLIKRIYILKSQAEDGETVTNVNDLFFKYSMEGVATILYESRLGCLESSVPQPTLDYIEALGLMFSMFKTSMYAGAIPRWLRPLVPRPWREFCRSWDGLFKFSQIHVDNKLRDIQCRMDRGERVRGGLLTGLVLGQELSREEIYANMTEMLLAGVDTTAFTLSWAVYLLARHPQVQQTVYRQILKNLGERHVPTATDVPKVPLVRALLKETLRLFPVLPGNGRVTQEDLVVGGYLIPKGTQLALCHYATSYEDENFPRAKEFRPERWLRKGDLDRVDNFGSIPFGHGVRSCIGRRIAELEIHLALIQLLQHFEIKTSSWTKAVPARTHGLLTPGEPIHVCFVNRK; this comes from the exons ATGCCGGGGCCCCGGACTCTCAACAACCTGGTGGAGTTCTTCTGCAAGGACGGCTTCAGCCGCATCCACGAGATCCAG AAGCACACACGGGAATATGGAAAAATCTTCAAGTCTCACTTTGGTCCTCAGTTTGTAGTATCTATTGCAGACCGAGACATGGTGGCTCAGGTGCTCCGGGCGGAGGGCGCTGCGCCCCAGAGAGCCAACATGGGGTCCTGGCAGGAGTACCGAGACTTACGAGGGAGATCCACCGGGCTCATCTCGGC GGAGGGTGAACACTGGCTCAAGATGAGAAGTGTATTGAGACAAAGAATTCTGAAGCCGAAAGATGTGGCCATTTTTTCAGGAGACATCAACCAAGTAATTGCTGatttaattaaaagaatctaCATCCTCAAGAGCCAGGCAGAAGATGGAGAAACTGTGACCAATGTCAATGaccttttcttcaaatattcaatGGAAG GAGTGGCCACCATCCTTTACGAGAGCCGCTTGGGCTGCCTGGAGAGCAGCGTCCCGCAGCCGACGCTGGACTACATTGAGGCCCTGGGGCTCATGTTCAGCATGTTCAAGACATCCATGTACGCGGGCGCCATCCCCAGGTGGCTCCGCCCGCTCGTCCCGAGACCCTGGCGGGAATTCTGCAGGTCCTGGGATGGACTCTTCAAATTCA GCCAAATTCACGTTGACAACAAGCTGAGGGACATCCAGTGCCGAATGGACCGAGGGGAGAGGGTGAGAGGGGGCCTGCTCACGGGCCTCGTCCTCGGCCAGGAGCTCTCGCGGGAGGAGATCTACGCCAACATGACGGAGATGCTGCTGGCCGGCGTGGACACG ACGGCCTTCACGTTGTCCTGGGCGGTGTACCTCCTTGCCAGGCACCCGCAAGTGCAGCAGACCGTGTACCGGCAGATACTTAAAAATTTGGGGGAAAGGCACGTCCCAACGGCCACAGATGTCCCCAAAGTCCCGTTGGTCAGAGCTCTGCTTAAGGAAACCTTGAG GCTGTTTCCAGTGCTGCCCGGGAATGGCCGGGTCACCCAGGAAGACCTGGTTGTCGGCGGGTATCTGATCCCCAAAGGC ACCCAGCTGGCCCTTTGCCACTACGCCACCTCCTACGAGGACGAGAACTTCCCTCGGGCCAAGGAGTTCCGGCCCGAGCGCTGGCTGCGGAAGGGAGACCTGGACAGAGTTGACAACTTCGGGTCCATCCCCTTCGGGCACGGGGTTCGGAGCTGCATCGGGCGCAGGATTGCGGAGCTGGAGATCCACCTCGCCCTGATCCAG ttgCTTCAACATTTTGAGATCAAAACATCTTCTTGGACTAAAGCTGTTCCTGCAAGAACCCATGGGCTTCTGACGCCAGGGGAGCCCATCCACGTGTGCTTCGTTAACAGAAAGTGA